From the Daucus carota subsp. sativus chromosome 8, DH1 v3.0, whole genome shotgun sequence genome, one window contains:
- the LOC108197921 gene encoding protein MIZU-KUSSEI 1, translating into MTKTHSFRRLFLPCFTPPPTPTPITTTKKRLSTSLRDDISDDPHPQTPQEDTSSNSSHENEPITTLAPPRQSKSMVIGTIFGQRRGHVWFCVQHDRLTTKPSLLLELSIPTHQLVKEMHCGLVRVALECCDVSGFGSCHLHAVPVWTMFCNGKKIGYAVRRKASQEIRVILKTMQSMTVGAGVIPSGFGSKSGSGGCEELMYMRANYEFVVGGPDSESFHLINPDDCPGQELSIFLMRSR; encoded by the coding sequence ATGACAAAGACTCACTCATTCCGCCGCCTTTTCCTCCCCTGCTTCACCCCCCCACCCACCCCCACCCCCATCACCACCACCAAGAAACGCCTCAGCACCTCCCTCCGCGACGACATCTCCGACGACCCCCACCCCCAAACCCCCCAAGAAGACACCTCCTCCAACTCCTCCCACGAAAACGAACCCATCACCACCCTAGCCCCTCCCCGCCAGTCAAAGTCAATGGTCATCGGCACCATCTTCGGTCAACGCCGCGGCCACGTCTGGTTCTGTGTCCAGCACGACAGACTCACTACAAAACCTTCTCTACTTCTCGAACTCTCCATCCCAACTCACCAACTCGTCAAAGAAATGCACTGTGGACTCGTTCGAGTTGCGCTCGAATGCTGTGacgtgtcgggtttcgggtcgtgtcacCTTCACGCGGTCCCGGTCTGGACCATGTTCTGTAATGGTAAAAAGATCGGGTACGCGGTTCGGAGAAAGGCTAGTCAAGAAATCCGGGTTATTTTAAAGACCATGCAGTCCATGACAGTCGGAGCGGGCGTGATTCCATCCGGGTTCGGATCCAAATCCGGGTCGGGTGGGTGTGAGGAGCTTATGTACATGAGGGCCAACTATGAGTTTGTGGTGGGTGGGCCGGATTCGGAGTCTTTTCATCTCATCAACCCGGATGATTGTCCGGGTCAAGAACTCAGCATTTTCTTGATGAGGTCACGCTGA
- the LOC108197920 gene encoding F-box/kelch-repeat protein At3g06240, with the protein MSTLPQEIIIEEILKRLPVESLVKLQVVCKLWNSLLHDPCFTRSHFQQSISQKPENDYLIINDHKYGGGRCPNVLSILSRNNFSETCIDKVPYSASESSNNDINLIGSINGLVCLNCFSNYRRRFMIWNPMIHRSKKILLPKYYGRALQNCVCGFGWDSITNDYKVMIKPGDSVEVALYSCKTDCWSYKPVDCDVSWSKYDIFQFPQFPSVVVKGIPYWKYYDGTKIVNFDVTTNRFRSLVNNNTDPMGPYYNLVNIYDALARIMYSNFTNMLLYVDLYDENRGVWSKMYEIKNVVTRSIKTLMCFKYGGETVYADRENVNCYDPKSDEIKVLVDCKKEYTQGFSYTPSLLSLDGMSSTSLWI; encoded by the coding sequence ATGTCTACTCTCCCTCAAGAAATAATCATCGAAGAAATACTGAAGCGACTTCCGGTTGAATCACTTGTGAAACTTCAAGTGGTATGTAAGTTATGGAATTCTCTACTGCATGACCCTTGTTTTACCCGATCACACTTTCAGCAGAGCATCTCGCAAAAGCCTGAAAATGATTATCTCATCATTAATGATCACAAGTATGGTGGAGGCAGATGTCCTAATGTTCTATCGATTCTCTCCCGCAATAATTTCTCCGAAACTTGCATCGACAAAGTGCCTTACTCGGCATCTGAATCTAGTAATAATGATATCAACTTGATCGGTTCGATCAACGGATTAGTTTGCTTGAATTGTTTTTCTAATTATCGCCGTCGATTTATGATATGGAACCCCATGATTCATCGTTCGAAGAAGATATTACTGCCTAAATATTATGGCCGTGCTTTGCAAAATTGCGTATGTGGATTTGGGTGGGATTCCATCACGAATGATTATAAAGTAATGATTAAACCGGGTGACTCAGTGGAAGTTGCTCTGTACTCCTGTAAAACAGATTGTTGGAGTTACAAGCCAGTTGATTGTGATGTTTCTTGGAGCAAGTATGATATTTTTCAGTTCCCGCAGTTCCCGAGTGTTGTTGTCAAGGGCATCCCTTACTGGAAGTATTATGATGGTACGAAGATTGTCAATTTCGACGTTACAACTAATAGGTTCAGGTCCTTGGTAAATAATAATACTGATCCGATGGGCCCATATTACAATCTTGTGAATATATATGATGCCCTTGCACGAATAATGTATTCAAATTTTACCAATATGCTTCTTTATGTGGATCTTTATGATGAGAACCGTGGTGTTTGGAGTAAGATGTACGAAATCAAGAATGTTGTTACAAGAAGTATCAAGACTCTGATGTGTTTTAAGTATGGTGGCGAGACTGTGTATGCTGATAGGGAAAATGTCAATTGCTATGATCCCAAGTCGGATGAAATCAAGGTCCTGGTCGATTGCAAAAAAGAGTATACCCAGGGCTTTAGCTACACCCCTAGCTTACTCAGCCTCGATGGAATGAGCTCCACTTCACTCTGGATTTAA